In Methylobacterium sp. WL1, the sequence CTGCCGTTACTGGGCCAGAACTGGTGCCAGGCTCGTCTGCGGGGCCTTGGTGTAGGCTGCGCGCATCGGCTTGAGAACGAACAGGGCCAGGAGCGCCGCCAGGATGTTGAGACCGGCCGCCACCAGGAACACCGTGTGCCAGCTTCCGGTCATGGTCGTGAGCACGCTGGTATAGGGCACGATCAGGGCCGCGGTGCCTTTGGCCGTGTAGAGCAGGCCGGCATTGGTCGCCGCGTATTTCGACCCGAACGTGTCGCCGCAGGTCGCAGGGAACAACGAGTAGATCTCGCCCCAGGCGAAGAACACCAGGCCGGTGAGCAGCACGAAGGCGATCGGGTTCTCACCGAACTGGCTCAGCGCGTAGATGCCCAGACCTTCGATGGCGAAGGAGATGAACATCGTGTTCTCGCGGCCGATATGGTCCGAGACCCAGCCGAAGAACGGCCGCGTCACGCCGTTGAGCACGCGGTCGAGGGTCGCCGCGAAGGTAAGCGCAGGCAGCGTGATCCCCAGCAGCGAGACCGGGACGTCGGCGATCTTGAAGTCCTTGGCGATCGGGCCGAGCTGCGCGGTGGCCATCAGGCCGCCGGCGGCCATCATGACGAACATCGCGTACATCACCCAGAAGATCGGGGTGCGCACCATCTCGCCGGGCTTGAAGTCGCGCTTGGACTGGCTGACCCGGGCGACGTCCGGGACCTGGCCCTTGGCCGGCGACCGCAGGAACAGGGCGATCAGCATCACGATCACGCCCTGGCCGATGCCGAAGTAGAAGAACGCGGCCTCGTAGCCCTGCGACTTGATCATCGCCTGGATCGGCACGACGGTCAGTGCCGAACCGGCGCCGAAACCCATCGCGGTGATGCCGGCGGCGAGACCGCGGCGGTCCGGGAACCACTTGAGCGAATTGCCGACGCAGGTGCCGTAGACCGCTCCGGCGCCGGTGCCGCCGATCGCGGCGGCGACGTAGAGCATCGTCAGCGTTTCGGCGTAGGAATTCATCACCCAGGCGATGCCGCACAGCAGGCCGCCGAACAAGGTGACGATCCGCGGACCGTACTTGTCCACGAACCAGCCTTCGATCGGGACCAGCCAGGTCTCGGTGACGACGAACAGCGTGAACGCGATCTGGATCGCGGCGCGATCCCAGCCGTGACGCTCCTGCATCGGATTCACGAAGAAGGTCCAGCCGTACTGCATGTTGGCGATCATGCACATGCAGACGACGCCGAATGCGAGCTGCAGCCATCGGCCCGCCCCAACCGGTTTGCGAATCTCGGACATACGCTTCCCTCCTCGCTGGATTTATTATTCTGTATCTAATCCCGGCGGTGTTTATGCCCGGACACGGCCGCCCTTGTCAGAACAAAGCGAACGGCATGCTTTGAAAAATTCTTGACCGACAGACAAACGAAAACTCTGCCGGTGTTATCACTGACCGTCGCACCCCGTCACCGAATACATGCTGGTGTACGGTATGCCAGAAGGATGGTGCTGGCGGCGGGAGATTCTGTCAATCGATCCTGCATAAAAATACACGAATATGCCGCTGGATTAATGCTCGCCGTCATTCGTACGGGCCAAATCCGGAACTACCGTTCCAGATAGTGCTCCTCGACGGCGCACAGGCCGGACTGCGCTCAGGCCCAAGGGTCTGTGGGTCGGCTCGTAATTGACTAGGATCGGGAAAAGGTTTGCGTTAGTTCGTTTTACGAGCGCACGATAGAGAACACGTGCGAGACAATATGGGCGTGGGCCGGCTGGACGAGGCATGTCGAACTCAGAACCGTTGAGCGTTAAACCGATCGTCGCCAGCTCCAGTCTACGGACCTTGGCTTATGAAGCGCTCAAAACTGCTATAACTAACATGGATATCTACGGGCGGCCCGATGAGGTGCGGCTCGATGAGCGGAAACTGTCGCAGGATCTCGGGGTCAGTCGCACACCCGTTCGCGAGGCGCTCACCGTGCTGGAGCAGGAGGGGTTCGTCCGGTCCGAGGCGCGCCGCGGCGTGTTCGTCATCAAGAAGAACAAGGGCGAAATCGTCGGCATGATCCACGCCTGGACGGCGCTGGAGAGCATGGCGGCCCGGCTCGCCTGCACCCGGGCCACCGACGCGCAGCTACGTGCCCTGCGTGAATCATTCCCGGAATTCTACGAAGGACA encodes:
- the oxlT gene encoding oxalate/formate MFS antiporter; the protein is MSEIRKPVGAGRWLQLAFGVVCMCMIANMQYGWTFFVNPMQERHGWDRAAIQIAFTLFVVTETWLVPIEGWFVDKYGPRIVTLFGGLLCGIAWVMNSYAETLTMLYVAAAIGGTGAGAVYGTCVGNSLKWFPDRRGLAAGITAMGFGAGSALTVVPIQAMIKSQGYEAAFFYFGIGQGVIVMLIALFLRSPAKGQVPDVARVSQSKRDFKPGEMVRTPIFWVMYAMFVMMAAGGLMATAQLGPIAKDFKIADVPVSLLGITLPALTFAATLDRVLNGVTRPFFGWVSDHIGRENTMFISFAIEGLGIYALSQFGENPIAFVLLTGLVFFAWGEIYSLFPATCGDTFGSKYAATNAGLLYTAKGTAALIVPYTSVLTTMTGSWHTVFLVAAGLNILAALLALFVLKPMRAAYTKAPQTSLAPVLAQ
- a CDS encoding GntR family transcriptional regulator; translated protein: MSNSEPLSVKPIVASSSLRTLAYEALKTAITNMDIYGRPDEVRLDERKLSQDLGVSRTPVREALTVLEQEGFVRSEARRGVFVIKKNKGEIVGMIHAWTALESMAARLACTRATDAQLRALRESFPEFYEGQPSEHIDEYSDANIRFHQRIIALGHCEPIAELTSNLLMHVRGIRSTALRQGDRAQHSIREHVAIIAALEARNADTAERLVREHGLGLAQHVDTYGDYLD